A region from the Spea bombifrons isolate aSpeBom1 chromosome 7, aSpeBom1.2.pri, whole genome shotgun sequence genome encodes:
- the LOC128502195 gene encoding uncharacterized protein LOC128502195, giving the protein MSVSSKSSATSGEDVLLYKAQMLVHVNNIKQDVMKGYHKNMKIKENYGEWLQSLKDEVQMTLINDWSEGSPLVGHLNTIVQTSDLKEREGLILSSWPYFFVLASQLLRDRETREKEVSSLQKELNASKAALDQLNDTQAENKQLRLKLDELTDKHWALHGQYFDAKSRETDCQCDLDNCRREIRELQAQLSQQDSVQMPKLSLYGEGDEGVKTHTTVTESTVLSISKQLQTLQEQVNQMASVQSQRNEKVTLSDTRDSSDSDQESEKSDRESSVYSEGHVSGEPSVMLQGANSAKTHRSDGRSRNFKGATKGTKKLPVPVYDAPKVIKFLKETVAEFSKKGTANIADHLESFERAMQFLGMDDDFHKKHYVSWTFSSHYRHYFEGLQSMQTLSWSKMKYEIKIEFGQYKTVSAAKKAVYNLKCRPHQSPREFLTVLKNAYSLTERKPKYDSREFRDLFFYAMPSPIRTNLARDYDSDCSLDWLVNECMTLYTVLHANDDLPDKKNQKYHGQEVAETQAHLGLESQKKRSYAEVVKSPKPQKQESATASPVVRPKTLNVESQDNEGKSPTAKKNPQWRKGNSQWKKNPQARRKFYRTNGDRSSQSESDNSQQPQPNNSKPNRQYRNGKNNFRHHVNQMSDQIKLLTEQMTKLSQTVATATTNPFLGILIIYQPDQMSPQANLSLKAPSSQEPALKELTDEMPTASNSLNAQDIPEKEELVGKSAHTSVQVGTTAVTGNVWKTSDMLTHSKFLCELEEYEGRYYVSVNVQDSLPQPFMGLIDTGSQATILSNVYFQKVMDLAAEKPKLRDFPNTLLSVGGNSLHVVGSTWLKFTIGNKTLRHPVIVVNLPYDRLILGIDILRRLNVIIDCVNGIVWSQTKVPIPYDKSHQQSRRNCHMIEERPDSIEIHFRNSQSSDVTVLQVNDFISPADDHSIKVQPERIRNVSLEGDILTISLRRDYVESVESTSHVQFLDKIERVNNNLFFPVQVNDLGRSKNAKLNLEIENSYISKSLLKQIANPKMIRYLSPQDRWIHNLDGESDSHNIIAKCLLSISIGNKTAKHLFLVLDEPRYQIYVGNDVIHRFAIHLDLINSNLWTRLKGNPCEFQEEDAALKSAQLLPYAVSVQVPEDVTIPQGSSNFLLPIQVKKGQRLRNPNAFICLSNRMQQLGIMVTPTPMVNIHGNPIYVVINNIAPHNITLSKGTVVGLALDSEYYTFGFQNHVIGLIPEEYLTEEQIVEQTFNSIPEGLFTIQSVYPFNIGEGSCRIEESSIIFDHLIDEQEYHDQKKINPPGEDLTSKLEESFEIGQPKVFPGFQERVEEQISMADACANDSERQQLREILMEFQEIFAKDSYDCGFTNLHVARIQTDPDLPPVCIKQYRLPLASYDALQDIIRNLKDRGIIRSVHSSYNNPILGILKPNGQWRLCADLRQLNKRVYMSGWPVPYIDQYLVQMQGSKIFTALDCAQGYWTIPVHKEDQYKLAFTFGKQQYTWTRMPFGYINSGHEFAVFMHKVMPDAFERGTLAYVDDILLKSTSFDKHILEIRHVLNQLREAGVKLSLQKAQWCRTKVNFLGHELLKKDVRWNWGEAQDKAIDELRRKLTQAPCLAYPEGGKPFYLETGFTNLSISAVLYQKQDNLNKVIAYASKTLSPVEVKFNNCEKALLSTVWALQNFRSYIHGEKIIVETAHQPLQYLQSNRIRDGNLSNSRITAWTLFLQGWPLEVRYNQNKKNVVAQGLADLHDCAALPLDDNSTGDDFLEEQLLSPYKAYDEEYCRPLSCVYIDGCSYHITIDNERKLVAGIGITWTGDYPNISVGYSIGPKSSQIAELCAVYKTVQMAIEYGVKEFVIITDSNYVRNSFVEYLPSWKRNQMLRSNNKPVKHGKLFCEIDELVIKYGLTIYWKKTKGHSKIQSIDKEGNDLADSLAKQAAINGELFNIDDLTGSIQIEAITRQQARNEVDLNIAQWNQEFPNEDLITSQKNDPVIGRFYEYIKDPIANPITDDDCKDNEDLRILMRYKVQFNLMDGLLIRTSKHGIQQWVVPTTFRGLMLQHAHDAPTSGHRGDKITYEILRDYAYWPHMLRDVQTYCRGCLICPQFQPHAPTHRAPLQKRGMSLPWSDIQIDFIGPVTRSSRGNKYMLTVTCMFTKWVECIPCRENTSSVCAALLINHVFSRFGLPQRIESDRGSHFTSEVMTKMWKILGVKHKLHIAYRAASSGGVERYNQSIVNILKKYVKESGKDWDVKLPLVLMAIRATPSTATKMSPFELMTGRKMILPQHLLYRTSDHNLINAATTHQYVENLRKHLQYAFAFAQKNLGKAAISAKTYYDLKTTKKEYEISDQVYLYNFARNQVKEKKFLPSWKGPYVIIDKISPVAYKIKIPKDGNFVEKWVHINQLRVCHPRSQLRILDNDSEIED; this is encoded by the exons ATGTCTGTGTCCAGCAAATCGAGTGCTACTTCTGGTGAAGATGTTTTGCTGTATAAAGCACAAATGCTGGTACAtgttaataacattaaacaggaTGTTATGAAAggttatcataaaaatatgaaaatcaaaGAGAATTATGGAGAGTGGCTCCAATCCCTTAAGGATGAAGTACAAATGACCCTAATTAACGACTGGTCGGAaggatcacccttggttggacATTTGAATACCATTGTTCAAACATCTGATTTGAAGGAGCGAGAAGGGTTAATCCTTTCATCTTGGCCCTATTTCTTTGTATTGGCTTCTCAGTTGTTGCGAGATCGTGAAACTAGAGAAAAAGAAGTGTCTAGTCTCCAGAAAGAGTTGAATGCTTCTAAAGCAGCCCTGGATCAGTTAAATGATACCCAGGCAGAAAACAAACAGTTGAGACTAAAGCTTGATGAATTGACTGATAAGCATTGGGCGCTTCATGGCCAGTACTTTGATGCTAAGAGCAGGGAAACGGATTGTCAGTGTGATCTGGATAATTGTCGTAGGGAGATACGAGAACTCCAAGCCCAATTGTCTCAACAGGATAGTGTGCAAATGCCTAAGCTATCTTTGTATGGTGAAggtgatgaaggggttaaaacccacACCACCGTAACAGAGTCTACTGTTCTGAGTATAAGTAAGCAATTACAAACTCTACAAGAACAGGTTAACCAGATGGCTTCTGTCCAATCACAGCGGAATGAGAAAGTTACATTGTCTGATACACGCGATTCCTCTGACTCTGATCAGGAGAGTGAAAAAAGCGATCGTGAATCTTCCGTTTATTCAGAAGGTCATGTTTCAGGCGAACCCTCTGTGATGTTACAAGGTGCCAATTCGGCCAAAACACACAGATCAGACGGGCGCTCCCGTAATTTTAAAGGAGCAACAAAGGGTACTAAGAAATTACCCGTACCTGTCTATGATGCCCCTAAGGTAATTAAATTCCTTAAGGAGACTGTTGCTGAATTTTCTAAAAAAGGCACAGCTAATATCGCTGATCATTTAGAATCATTTGAAAGGGCAATGCAGTTTTTGGGAATGGATGATGATTTCCACAAGAAGCACTATGTGTCGTGGACTTTTTCAAGTCATTACAGACATTACTTTGAAGGTTTACAAAGTATGCAAACCCTATCTTggtctaaaatgaaatatgagatTAAGATTGAGTTTGGACAGTATAAAACTGTCTCAGCCGCTAAGAAGGCTGTGTATAATCTGAAATGCAGACCTCACCAAAGTCCTAGAGAGTTTTTAACTGTTCTAAAGAACGCTTATTCTCTTACAGAACGTAAGCCCAAATATGATTCTCGAGAATTCCGTGATCTTTTCTTCTATGCAATGCCTTCTCCAATTCGGACAAATCTTGCTAGAGATTATGATAGCGATTGTTCATTAGACTGGCTTGTCAATGAATGCAtgacgctgtatacagtattgcaTGCCAATGATGATTTGCCTGATAAAAAGAATCAGAAATATCATGGACAAGAGGTGGCAGAAACCCAAGCCCATCTGGGATTAGAatcacagaaaaagagaagctATGCTGAGGTGGTTAAATCCCCAAAACCTCAGAAACAGGAATCGGCTACAGCCTCACCTGTTGTCAGGCCTAAAACTCTTAATGTGGAATCCCAGGATAACGAAGGAAAAAGTCCTACTGCCAAAAAGAATCCACAGTGGAGAAAGGGTAATTCCCAGTGGAAGAAAAACCCTCAGGCAAGGAGGAAATTTTACAGGACTAATGGGGACAGATCCAGTCAGTCTGAGTCTGATAACTCCCAACAGCCTCAGCCAAATAACTCCAAACCTAACAGGCAGTACAGGAATGGGAAAAACAATTTTCGTCATCATGTCAATCAAATGAGTGACCAAATCAAATTGTTAACGGAGCAAATGACTAAATTAAGTCAAACTGTGGCTACAGCGACCACCAATCCTTTTTTAGGG ATCCTCATCATCTATCAG CCAGACCAAATGAGTCCGCAAGCTAACTTGTCTTTAAAAGCACCTAGTTCCCAGGAACCGGCTCTGAAGGAGTTAACCGATGAGATGCCGACCGCTAGTAACAGCTTGAATGCTCAAGACATTCCTGAGAAGGAAGAACTAGTGGGTAAGAGTGCGCATACATCAGTACAGGTTGGAACTACTGCCGTGACAGGTAACGTATGGAAGACAAGTGATATGCTGACACATTCTAAGTTCTTATGTGAATTAGAAGAATATGAAGGAAgatattatgtttctgtaaatgtacAGGATTCATTACCACAACCCTTCATGGGGTTAATTGACACTGGGTCACAGGCAACTATATTGTCAAATGTGTACTTTCAGAAGGTAATGGACTTAGCAGCGGAAAAGCCGAAGCTAAGAGATTTTCCAAATACTCTACTGAGTGTTGGAGGTAATTCCCTTCATGTCGTAGGTTCTACCTGGTTAAAGTTTACCATAGGTAATAAGACCTTGAGACACCCGGTAATAGTGGTAAATCTCCCCTATGACCGATTGATTTTGGGTATAGATATACTCAGAAGACTTAATGTAATCATAGATTGTGTGAATGGGATTGTATGGTCACAAACCAAAGTACCCATTCCATATGATAAGTCTCATCAGCAATCCAGGCGTAACTGCCATATGATTGAGGAAAGGCCGGACTCAATTGAAATTCATTTTAGGAATAGTCAGTCATCTGATGTTACTGTTTTGCaggttaatgattttatttccccTGCAGATGATCATTCCATAAAAGTTCAACCGGAGAGGATCCGAAATGTCTCTCTGGAAGGcgatattttaaccatttctcttcGCAGGGAttatgtggaatctgtggaatcaACAAGTCATGTTCAATTCCTTGACaaaattgaaagggttaataacaatttattttttcctgttcaaGTGAATGATCTAGGGAGAAGTAAGAATGCCAAGCTAAACTTGGAGATCGAAAACAGCTATATCAGCAAAAGTCTGTTAAAGCAGATCGCTAATCCTAAAATGATCCGGTATCTTTCTCCCCAAGACAGGTGGATCCATAATCTGGACGGCGAATCGGACAGCCATAATATTattgcaaaatgtttattatctaTTTCTATCGGAAATAAGACAGCCAAACATTTGTTTCTGGTGTTGGACGAACCTCGTTACCAGATTtatgtgggaaatgatgtcatacatcgCTTTGCTATCCATCTGGATTTGATCAATTCTAATCTTTGGACCAGGTTAAAAGGCAATCCTTGTGAATTTCAGGAGGAAGATGCAGCACTGAAATCGGCACAGTTATTGCCATATGCAGTCAGTGTTCAAGTACCTGAAGATGTAACCATTCCACAAGGAAGCAGTAACTTTCTTCTACCCATACAGGTTAAGAAAGGCCAGAGATTGAGAAATCCCAATGCATTTATCTGCTTATCCAACCGGATGCAACAGCTAGGTATCATGGTAACACCTACACCAATGGTAAATATTCATGGAAACCCTATTTATGTTGTTATAAACAACATTGCACCTCATAATATTACCTTATCCAAAGGTACTGTTGTAGGTTTGGCATTGGATTCAGAATATTATACTTTTGGATTTCAAAATCATGTGATAGGTCTCATTCCTGAAGAATATCTAACAGAAGAACAAATAGTGGAACAAACGTTTAATTCTATTCCagaaggtttattcactatccAATCTGTTTATCCTTTCAATATAGGTGAAGGTTCGTGCAGGATTGAAGAATCCTCCATCATCTTTGACCACCTAATTGATGAACAAGAATATCATGACCAAAAGAAAATTAATCCACCTGGAGAGGACCTAACCTCTAAACTTGAGGAATCCTTTGAAATAGGTCAACCTAAAGTTTTTCCTGGATTTCAGGAAAGGGTGGAAGAACAGATATCCATGGCTGATGCTTGCGCTAATGACAGTGAACGTCAACAGCTAAGGGAAATTCTAATGGAGTTCCAAGAGATCTTTGCCAAAGATTCTTATGATTGTGGTTTTACTAACCTTCATGTCGCTAGGATCCAGACTGATCCCGATCTACCACCCGTATGTATCAAGCAATATAGACTACCTTTAGCGTCCTATGATGCGCTACAGGATATCATTCGGAATTTAAAGGACCGTGGCATTATCCGTTCGGTGCACAGTTCGTATAATAACCCCATCCTAGGAATTCTGAAGCCTAATGGTCAATGGCGTTTGTGTGCTGATTTAAGACAGCTAAATAAACGTGTGTATATGTCTGGATGGCCTGTACCCTACATAGACCAATACTTGGTACAAATGCAAGGATCCAAAATATTTACTGCCCTAGATTGTGCCCAGGGATACTGGACTATTCCGGTACACAAGGAGGACCAATACAAGTTGGCctttacatttggaaaacagCAGTATACTTGGACCCGGATGCCTTTTGGTTACATAAATTCTGGTCATGAATTTGCTGTCTTCATGCATAAAGTTATGCCTGATGCATTTGAAAGGGGAACCTTGGCCTATGTGGATGATATTTTACTCAAAAGTACTTCTTTTGATAAACATATTCTGGAGATCCGACATGTTCTTAATCAATTAAGAGAAGCAGGAGTTAAACTTTCATTACAGAAAGCCCAATGGTGTCGCACCAAAGTCAACTTCCTTGGACACGAG CTGCTTAAGAAAGACGTAAGATGGAACTGGGGGGAAGCCCAGGACAAAGCCATAGACGAGCTGAGGAGAAAACTCACTCAGGCACCCTGTTTGGCATATCCGGAGGGAGGTAAGCCTTTCTATCTGGAAACCGGATTTACTAACTTAAGCATAAGTGCGGTTTTGTATCAAAAACAGGACAATCTGAACAAAGTCATCGCATATGCAAGCAAAACCTTGTCACCGGTTGAAGTGAAATTCAACAACTGTGAGAAAGCTTTATTGTCTACAGTATGGGCATTACAGAATTTTCGGAgctatatccacggcgagaagaTTATTGTAGAAACTGCTCACCAACCTCTACAATATTTGCAGAGCAACAGGATACGAGACGGTAATCTTTCTAACAGTAGAATTACTGCATGGACTTTATTCTTACAGGGATGGCCGTTAGAAGTCCGTTATAATCAAAACAAGAAGAATGTAGTTGCCCAAGGACTAGCAGATCTACATGATTGTGCTGCTCTTCCACTGGATGATAACTCTACCGGAGATGATTTCCTAGAGGAACAATTACTTTCTCCTTATAAAGCTTATGACGAGGAATATTGTCGACCACTATCATGTGTATACATAGATGGTTGTTCATATCATATCACCATTGATAATGAACGGAAATTGGTTGCAGGTATTGGAATCACCTGGACAGGTGATTATCCAAATATATCTGTAGGATACAGCATTGGTCCTAAAAGCAGTCAGATAGCTGAACTTTGTGCCGTATATAAGACCGTTCAAATGGCAATTGAGTATGGTGTTAAAGAATTTGTTATCATAACCGATTCTAACTACGTGCGCAATAGCTTTGTCGAATATCTGCCTAGCTGGAAACGTAACCAAATGCTGAGAAGTAACAACAAACCTGTGAAGCATGGTAAGTTGTTTTGTGAAATTGATGAATTGGTAATCAAATATGGTTTGACCATTTATTGGAAGAAAACCAAAGGCCATTCTAAGATACAAAGTATCGATAAAGAAGGTAATGATTTGGCTGATTCATTAGCAAAACAGGCAGCCATCAATGGAGAACTTTTTAACATTGATGATCTTACTGGATCAATTCAGATTGAAGCCATAACTAGACAGCAAGCTAGAAATGAAGTGGACCTTAATATTGCACAATGGAATCAAGAATTTCCCAATGAGGATCTGATCACTAGTCAAAAGAACGATCCCGTTATTGGTCGATTTTATGAGTATATAAAAGATCCTATTGCCAATCCTATCACTGATGATGATTGTAAGGATAATGAAGACTTGCGAATCTTAATGAGATATAAAGTCCAATTCAATTTGATGGATGGATTGCTGATCAGAACATCCAAACATGGCATACAACAATGGGTAGTTCCTACCACCTTTAGAGGTTTAATGTTGCAACACGCACATGACGCACCTACTTCTGGTCATCGTGGGGATAAGATCACCTACGAAATCCTGCGTGATTATGCCTATTGGCCACATATGCTAAGAGATGTGCAAACTTATTGTCGAGGATGTTTGATTTGTCCGCAATTCCAACCTCATGCTCCCACTCATCGTGCACCACTTCAGAAACGAGGAATGTCTCTACCTTGGTCTGACATACAAATCGATTTCATTGGACCTGTAACTAGATCCTCAAGAGGTAACAAGTATATGTTAACTGTTACATGTATGTTCACCAAATGGGTAGAATGTATTCCATGCAGAGAGAACACTAGTTCTGTGTGTGCAGCATTACTAATTAATCATGTATTTTCCAGATTTGGCCTTCCTCAGAGAATCGAGTCAGATCGTGGAAGTCATTTCACAAGCGAAGTGATGACAAAAATGTGGAAAATCCTAGGTGTGAAGCACAAGTTACATATCGCCTACCGTGCAGCTTCTAGCGGAGGGGTAGAGCGTTATAACCAGTCCATAGTAAACATActcaaaaagtatgtgaaagaATCTGGCAAGGACTGGGATGTTAAATTGCCCTTAGTTCTAATGGCTATTAGAGCTACACCTAGTACCGCCACTAAGATGTCACCTTTTGAATTGATGACAGGCAGAAAGATGATTTTACCACAACATCTGCTATATCGCACATCTGATCATAATTTGATCAACGCTGCAACAACCCATCAGTATGTTGAAAATCTACGTAAACATcttcaatatgcatttgctTTTGCACAAAAGAATCTAGGAAAAGCAGCAATCAGTGCTAAAACCTACTATGATCTGAAGACTACTAAGAAAGAATATGAAATCTCCGACCAAGTTTATCTGTATAACTTTGCACGAAaccaagtgaaggaaaagaagtTTCTACCTTCTTGGAAGGGTCCATATGTCATAATTGACAAGATTTCACCAGTAGCCTATAAGATCAAGATTCCTAAAGATGGTAATTTTGTTGAAAAATGGGTTCATATTAACCAATTGCGTGTTTGTCATCCTAGATCTCAGTTAAGAATTCTAGATAATGATTCTGAGATAGAAGATTGA